The Watersipora subatra chromosome 1, tzWatSuba1.1, whole genome shotgun sequence genome has a window encoding:
- the LOC137385487 gene encoding uromodulin-like, whose protein sequence is MGKHLSENAGTDSNIDAILKPSTTTSDFGEDASWPTTTETLSAMSVSGEPDTTPFTATSPVECCTAQNLSEYWRMEHHGGDIRPRLDPESEIGYACDFHESLEWFRFVGAAGNRFLNTCPPFRSCGGQFSFWTDSEMLQKIGVVSRIFVYSRYSEETNWSCRGAIEDAYVIRCSWDTDYDFVYRVDGPNENECFAAFCGMS, encoded by the exons ATGGGAAAACATTTATCAG AAAATGCTGGCACTGATAGCAATATTGATGCAATTCTTAAACCTTCCACCACCACATCAGATTTTGGTGAAGACGCTAGCTGGCCAACTACTACAGAAACTCTCTCAGCAATGAGCGTTTCTGGTGAACCTGACACTACTCCATTCACAGCTACCAGTCCTGTAGAGTGCTGCACTGCTCAAAATCTATCTGAATACTGGAGGATGGAGCACCATGGAGGTGATATAAGGCCACGACTTGATCCAGAGTCTGAGATTGGATACGCGTGTGATTTCCATGAGAGCTTAGAATGGTTTCGCTTTGTAGGAGCAGCAG GAAACCGTTTTTTAAACACATGCCCACCCTTCAGAAGTTGTGGAGGGCAATTCTCTTTCTGGACAGATTCGGAAATGCTTCAAAAGATTGGAGTCGTCTCTCGTATATTTGTATATTCGAGATATTCTGAGGAAACTAACTGGAGCTGCAGAGGGGCTATCGAGGATGCATATGTAATAAGATGCTCATGGGACACTGATTATGATTTTGTGTACAGAGTTGATGGCCCAAACGAGAACGAATGTTTTGCCGCATTCTGTGGCATGAGCTAA